The following proteins are co-located in the Vicia villosa cultivar HV-30 ecotype Madison, WI unplaced genomic scaffold, Vvil1.0 ctg.001053F_1_1_1, whole genome shotgun sequence genome:
- the LOC131632934 gene encoding protein-L-isoaspartate O-methyltransferase 1-like, which yields MEQYWSGSAINKNKGMVENLQNCGIIKSQKVVEVMENIDRGLFVPNGVQPYIDSPFAIGYNATISAPHMHASCLQLLENHLQPGMHALDVGSGTGYLTACFALMVGPNGRTVGVEHIPELVSFSIKNIEKSAAASLLKDGSLSLHDGDGRQGWPEFAPYDAIHVGAAAPEIPQPLIDQLKPGGRMVIPVGNRFQDLKVVDKNTDGSISIRTETAVRYVPLTSKEAQLKGE from the exons ATGGAG CAATACTGGTCTGGGAGTGCGATCAATAAAAACAAAGGGATGGTAGAGAATTTGCAGAATTGTGGAataatcaaatctcaaaaggTGGTTGAAGTAATGGAAAATATTGACAGAGGTTTATTTGTACCCAATGGGGTTCAACCTTACATAGACAGCCCCTTTGCTATAGGCTATAATGCCACTATATCTGCACCGCACATGCATGCATCCTGCCTTCAGTTGCTGGAGAATCATTTGCAACCTGGAATGCATGCTTTGGATGTTGGCTCTG GGACTGGGTACCTGACAGCGTGCTTTGCCTTGATGGTTGGACCCAATGGCCGTACTGTTGGCGTGGAACATATTCCTGAATTGGTTTCCTTTTCAATCAAGAATATTGAAAAAAGTGCTGCAGCTTCATTATTGAAAGATGGTTCCCTTTCTCTGCATGATGGTG ATGGAAGGCAGGGTTGGCCTGAGTTTGCCCCTTATGATGCCATTCATGTTGGAGCAGCGGCACCAGAGATTCCCCAACCACTTATTGACCAATTGAAGCCCGGCGGTCGAATGGTTATTCCTGTTGGAAACAGGTTTCAAGATTTAAAGGTTGTGGACAAGAACACCGATGGTTCTATCAGTATACGGACTGAGACTGCTGTTCGATATGTGCCTCTCACTAGCAAGGAAGCTCAACTTAAAGGAGAATAA